GCCCGAGGGCGACCCGCTGCCGCCCCTGCCGCCGGAGAGCTTCGCGCTCGTGCCGCTCGCGGAGGCGACGGAGCGACTCGTGGCGGAGATCCGCGCCTTCCGCCCGCAGGTGCTCCTCACCTACAACGAGCACGGCGGCTACCCCCACCCGGATCACATCCGCTGCCACGAGGTCTCGGTCGCGGCCGTGCGGGCCGCCGCCGATCCCGAGGAGTTCCCCGACGCCGGGGAGGCCTGGCAGGTGAGCAAGGTGTACTACGACAACGGGTTCTCGGCGGAACGGATCCGCGCGATCCACGACGCCCTGTCCGATCGGGGGCTCTCCTCCCCGTTCGAGGACTGGCTGCAGCGCCGCGATTCGCTGCCTCGCCGGGAGGTGACCACCCGGGTCGCGTGCGCCGACTTCTTCGGCCAGCGTGACGATGCCCTGCGCGCCCACGCCACCCAGATCGACCCCGAGGGCTTCTTCTTCGCCGTGCCGCGGGACATCGAGCGGGAGGTCTGGCCGTTCGAGGAGTGGGAGCTGGCCCACTCGACCGTGCCCGTGACCCTGCCCGAGGACGACCTGTTCGCCGGCCTTCGCGCTGCGGAGTCCGACCGATGACCGGCGCGGAGACGGCGATCGAGGTCTCGCCCGGCATCGGCGCGTTCATCGCCTTCATGGTGCTCGCGGTCGCCTTCGTCTTCCTCATGCTCAGCATGAATCGGCACATGCGCAAGATCCAGCTGCGCAAGGCCGAGGACGAGGCGCGGGCAGAGCTCGCGCGCGAAGGTGAGGGCGGGGACGACGTCCCACCGGTCGATCCGGACGGCTCGCCCGCGGGCGGTGACGGGCCGCGCGCGACGGGCCCGACGGCGACCGGGCCGAAGGACTAGCGCTCAGGCCCGGTCAGAGGTCGCCGTCCTCGAGCAGGTCGGTCACGAGCGCCGCGATCTCCGAGCGTTCCGAGCGGGTGAGGGTCACGTGCGCGAAGAGCGGGTGACCCTTGAGCTTCTCGATCACCACGGCGACGCCGTCGTGGCGGCCCACGCGCAGGTTGTCGCGCTGGCCCACGTCGTGGGTGAGGACGACCCGTGAGTTCTTGCCGATGCGGGAGAGCACGGTGAGCAGCACGTTGCGCTCGAGCGACTGGGCCTCGTCGACGATCACGAACGCGTCGTGGAGCGAGCGGCCGCGGATGTGGGAGAGCGGGAGGACCTCGAGCATCCCCCGGTCGATCACCTCGTCGACGACGTTCTGGGAGACGATCGACCCGAGCGTGTCGAAGACCGCCTGCGCCCACGGGTTCATCTTCTCCTCCTCGGCGCCCGGGAGGTAGCCGAGTTCCTGGCCGCCCACGGGATACAGGGGCCGGAAGACCATGATCCTGCGGTGCCGGTTGTGCTCGAGCACCGCCTCGAGGCCCGCGGTGAGCGCGAGCGCCGACTTGCCCGTGCCCGCCCGCCCGCCGAGGGAGACGATGCCGATGGTCTCGTCGAGGAGCAGATCGATGGCGACCCGCTGTTCGGCGCTGCGGCCGTGCAGCCCGAAGATCTCCCGGTCGCCCCGCACGAGCCGGAGCCGGCCGTCCGTGCCCACCCGCGCGAGCGCGCCTCCCCGCGCGGACTGGAGCACGACCCCGGTGTGGCACGGCATCGGGTCGGGCAGTTCCGCGCCGGCGTCGGGGGCGAAATCGCGTGCGGCCCCGAGCGTCTCCGCCAGGTCGAGCCCGCCGTCCTCCCAGAGCCGGGCCTGCTGCTCGGCCGTCACGGTCAGGGCGATCATGCCCGTCCAGCCGGAATCGACGGCCAGCTCGGCGCGATACTCCTCGGCGTCGATCCCCGCGATGGCGGCCTTGATGCGCATCGGCAGGTCCTTGGACACGAGCACGACGTGAGCGCCGCCTCTGCGCAGGTTCGCGGCGACCGCGAGGATGCGGGTGTCGTTGTCGTCGAGGCGCAGCCCGTCGGGCAGCACGCCGGCGCCGGAGTGGTTGAGTTCGACCCGGAGCGTGGCGCCGCCCGCGAGCGGCACGGGCTCGTCGAGGCGCCCGTGCCGCAGCCGCAGCTCCTCCAGGTGCCGCAACGCGGCCCGGGCGAAGTAGCCGAGCTCGGGATGGTGCCGCTTGCCCTCGAGCTCGGTCACGACCACGACCGGCACCACCACGTGATGCTCGGCGAAGCGGAAGAGCGCCCGTGGATCCGAGAGCAGGACCGAGGTGTCGAGCACGAAGGTGCTGCGGGGTATCGCCGTCATCGTCGCCTCCCAGCCGGTACGGCCAATGTACGCGGGAACCGGGTCGGGCCACGGGCGCTTTCGCCCCGGCGCGGCCTACTGGCCCAGGCGGCGTTCCCGCTCGGAGAAGGAGCGCAGTGCCCGGAGGAAGTCGACGCGCCGGAAGTCCGGCCAGAACGCCTCGGCGAAGTGGAACTCGCTGTGCGCGCTCTGCCACAGCAGGAAGCCCCCGAGCCGCTGCTCCCCGGACGTGCGGATGAGCAGGTCCGGATCGGGCTGGCCCTTCGTGTACAGGTGGCGGGCGACGTTCTCCACGGTGATCGCCTCGATCAACTCCTCGGTGCCCGCGCCGTCGGCGATGCTCTCGGCCACGAGCTCGCGCACGGCCCCGACGATCTCGTGACGGCCGCCGTAGCCGACGGCGATGTTGATGTGCACGCCGTCGATGTCGCGCGTCAGGTCCTCCGCAGCGCGCAGGCGCTCGGCGGTCTCGGGCGGGAGCAGGTCGAGTTCACCGACCATCTGCAGGCGCCACCGGCGGGTGCGGGCGAGCGCGCTCACGACCGAGGCGATGATCTCGAGCAGATCCTGCACCTCCTGCTCGTCGCGGTCGAGGTTGTCGGTCGAGAGCATCCACAACGTGACGACGTTGATGCCCAGTTCCTCGCACCAGCGCACCAGGTCGGCGATC
The window above is part of the Pseudactinotalea sp. HY158 genome. Proteins encoded here:
- the mca gene encoding mycothiol conjugate amidase Mca — translated: MAEAALRMMAVHAHPDDEASKGAATMARYAREGIAVRVVTCTGGERGDILNPRLVDDGNVLANLTRIRREEMATAAAALGVSHRWLGFVDSGLPEGDPLPPLPPESFALVPLAEATERLVAEIRAFRPQVLLTYNEHGGYPHPDHIRCHEVSVAAVRAAADPEEFPDAGEAWQVSKVYYDNGFSAERIRAIHDALSDRGLSSPFEDWLQRRDSLPRREVTTRVACADFFGQRDDALRAHATQIDPEGFFFAVPRDIEREVWPFEEWELAHSTVPVTLPEDDLFAGLRAAESDR
- a CDS encoding PhoH family protein; amino-acid sequence: MTAIPRSTFVLDTSVLLSDPRALFRFAEHHVVVPVVVVTELEGKRHHPELGYFARAALRHLEELRLRHGRLDEPVPLAGGATLRVELNHSGAGVLPDGLRLDDNDTRILAVAANLRRGGAHVVLVSKDLPMRIKAAIAGIDAEEYRAELAVDSGWTGMIALTVTAEQQARLWEDGGLDLAETLGAARDFAPDAGAELPDPMPCHTGVVLQSARGGALARVGTDGRLRLVRGDREIFGLHGRSAEQRVAIDLLLDETIGIVSLGGRAGTGKSALALTAGLEAVLEHNRHRRIMVFRPLYPVGGQELGYLPGAEEEKMNPWAQAVFDTLGSIVSQNVVDEVIDRGMLEVLPLSHIRGRSLHDAFVIVDEAQSLERNVLLTVLSRIGKNSRVVLTHDVGQRDNLRVGRHDGVAVVIEKLKGHPLFAHVTLTRSERSEIAALVTDLLEDGDL
- a CDS encoding isoprenyl transferase; protein product: MRRFSPLYRLYERRLAAKLEGRPLPQHVGVILDGNRRWARMAGLEIVQGHQAGADRIADLVRWCEELGINVVTLWMLSTDNLDRDEQEVQDLLEIIASVVSALARTRRWRLQMVGELDLLPPETAERLRAAEDLTRDIDGVHINIAVGYGGRHEIVGAVRELVAESIADGAGTEELIEAITVENVARHLYTKGQPDPDLLIRTSGEQRLGGFLLWQSAHSEFHFAEAFWPDFRRVDFLRALRSFSERERRLGQ